The following proteins come from a genomic window of Ictalurus furcatus strain D&B chromosome 26, Billie_1.0, whole genome shotgun sequence:
- the mcoln1a gene encoding mucolipin-1a yields MALVDQNNAVHDSTEKDRLLSPVNCYGSHDHCIDHDNSRLYPATDIWVTMDQEEEALRRKMKYFFMSPCDKYHAKGRKPFKLVLQILKIFIVTVQLVLFGLSNQMVVTFKEENTASFKHLFLKDYVDGADDTLAVYTQSDVYEQIYYAIEQYLILPDTTVGRYAYVYGVGVNGSALSLCQQYYKKGRIDPANDTFSIDPHIITDCVGVSPLSVPDGFVKNEFKNFTLKFHKLINVTIQFQLKAINLQTIINNEIPDCYTFVITIVLDNKAHSGKVKISLENQVSIKECRDPSVSGHAESYTRVAFDVVVAIMCGLSLVLCGRSIFRGILLQHEFVQYFKNKLKRTVCWGDRMEFINGWYILLIISDLLTIAGSFIKIGIESKNISSYDVCGILLGTSTLLVWVGVIRYLSFFQKYNILIVTLRAAFPNVIRFCCCVAVIYLGYCFCGWIVLGPYHVKFRSLSMVSECLFSLINGDDMFVTFSGMQESSTLVWVFSQVYLYTFIALFIYMVLSLFIALITGAYETIKHQTQEPIHITDLHAFIAECKDTPSSGKFRGLETSPCSFFCCCDRTTTYEDVLLVN; encoded by the exons ATGGCCTTGGTTGATCAAAATAACGCCGTTCACGACTCTACCG AGAAAGATCGATTGCTGTCTCCAGTGAATTGCTATGGTTCCCATGACCACTGCATTGACCACGACAACTCCAGGTTGTACCCGGCGACAGATATCTGGGTTACCATGGACCAGGAAGAGGAAGCGCTGCGGaggaaaatgaaatatttcttcaTGAGCCCGTGTGATAAGTACCATGCCAAGGGTAGAAAGCCATTTAAACTGGTCCTGCAGATCCTAAAGATCTTCATAGTGACAGTACAG CTTGTACTGTTCGGTTTGAGTAACCAGATGGTGGTGACgtttaaagaagaaaacacagCCTCCTTTAAACATCTTTTCCTTAAAGACTACGTTGATGGTGCTGATGACACGCTGGCAGTGTACACGCAGAGTGACGTCTATGAGCAAATCTATTACGCAATAGAACAG TACCTGATTTTGCCGGACACCACTGTGGGACGCTACGCGTACGTGTACGGAGTGGGCGTCAATGGCagcgctctgtctctctgccagCAATATTATAAAAAAGGCCGCATCGACCCAGCCAATGACACCTTCAGCATCGACCCACACATTATTACAG ATTGTGTAGGAGTCTCACCGCTCAGTGTACCCGATGGCTTTGTGAAAAATGAGTTCAAAAACTTTACTCTTAAATTTCACAA gCTCATCAACGTTACAATACAGTTTCAGCTAAAGGCTATAAATCTCCAGACCATCATAAACAACGAGATTCCAGACTGTTACACTTTTGTAATCACG ATCGTCCTGGACAATAAGGCTCACAGCGGCAAGGTGAAGATCAGTCTGGAAAACCAGGTCTCTATCAAGGAGTGCAGAGACCCCAGTGTATCCGGCCATG CGGAGAGCTACACCCGGGTGGCCTTTGATGTGGTTGTGGCAATTATGTGTGGCCTCTCTCTGGTGCTCTGTGGGCGCTCTATTTTCCGAGGAATCCTCCTTCAGCAT GAGTTTGTACagtactttaaaaacaaactgaaacgCACAGTGTGTTGGGGGGACAGGATGGAGTTCATCAATGGCTGGTACATCCTGCTCATCATCAGTGATCTGCTCACCATTGCCGGCTCCTTCATAAAGATCGGCATTGAGTCCAAG AACATCTCGTCCTATGACGTGTGCGGGATTTTGTTGGGAACGTCAACACTGTTGGTGTGGGTAGGGGTAATTCGCTACCTCAGCTTCTTCCAGAAGTACAAT ATTCTGATTGTGACGTTGCGTGCAGCGTTCCCTAACGTGATCCGTTTCTGCTGCTGTGTGGCAGTGATCTATCTGGGCTACTGCTTCTGTGGCTGGATTGTTTTAGGGCCATATCATGTCAAG TTTCGCTCGCTGTCCATGGTGTCAGAGTGCCTGTTCTCTCTGATAAATGGAGACGACATGTTTGTCACCTTCAGTGGCATGCAGGAGAGTAGCACGCTGGTGTGGGTCTTCAGCCAG GTGTACCTCTACACATTTATCGCTCTGTTCATTTACATGGTGCTCTCGCTGTTCATCGCCCTCATCACCGGGGCGTATGAGACCATCAAG CACCAAACTCAGGAGCCCATTCACATCACCGATTTACACGCATTCATCGCTGAGTGTAAAGACACGCCCAGCTCTGGAAAGTTCCGGGGACTGGAGACATCACCGTGCtccttcttctgctgctgtgacaG GACCACCACCTATGAAGACGTTCTACTGGTGAACTAG
- the trappc5 gene encoding trafficking protein particle complex subunit 5, whose protein sequence is MESRFTKGKSAILERPLTRAKTEVSVSAFALLFSEMVQYCQSRVYSVAELQGRLADMGQGVGASLLDVLVMREKNGKRETKVLNILLFIKVNVWKALFGKEADKLEQANDDDKTYYIIEKEPLINAYISVPKENSTLNCAAFTGGIVEAILTHSGFPAKVTVHWHKGTTLMIKFDEVVIARDKTLDGR, encoded by the exons ATGGAGAGTCGCTTCACCAAAGGCAAGTCCGCCATCCTGGAGCGGCCGCTCACCCGAGCCAAGACGGAGGTGAGCGTGAGTGCGTTTGCGCTGCTCTTCTCGGAGATGGTGCAGTATTGCCAGAGCCGCGTGTACTCCGTGGCCGAGCTGCAGGGCCGGCTGGCCGACATGGGCCAAGGTGTAGGGGCCAGCCTGCTGGACGTCCTTGTGATGAGGGAGAAAAATGGCAAGAGGGAGACCAAAGTCCTGAATATCCTGCTGtttatcaag GTAAATGTATGGAAGGCCCTATTTGGGAAGGAAGCAGATAAACTGGAGCAGGCCAACGATGATGACAAGACCTACTACATCATTGAGAAAGAGCCGCTGATTAACGCGTACATCTCTGTGCCGAAGGAGAACAGCACTCTGAACTGCGCGGCCTTCACAGGCGGCATCGTGGAGGCCATTTTGACCCACAGTGGATTCCCAGCCAAAGTCACAGTGCACTGGCATAAAGGAACCACACTGATGATTAAGTTTGATGAAGTGGTCATTGCTCGTGACAAGACTCTGGATGGTAGATAA